In Athene noctua chromosome 8, bAthNoc1.hap1.1, whole genome shotgun sequence, a genomic segment contains:
- the LOC141963252 gene encoding T-cell activation Rho GTPase-activating protein-like, whose translation MAPSSSEGGLCRSPGQAGSGCSRALFGQPLAALCGEDGTLPQPIQELLAVLQQEGPSTEGIFRRAASGTALRELREALDHGADVDMGSQPALLLAAILKEFLRSIPCKLLVTELYEDWMAAMQKASREEKIWELRAVAEKLPAANLLLLKRLLSLLRHIGHHAATSRMGCSNLAVCVGPNLLSPAHADLLPLEAMLEVTHKAAGWRPTV comes from the exons ATGGCCCCGTCGAGCAGTGAGGGAGGACtttgccgctcaccag ggcaggcgggctccggctgcagcagggcgctctttgggcagcccctggcagccctctgtggggaggatggcacgctgccccagcccatccag gagctgctggccgtgctgcagcaggaaggaccATCGACGGAGGGGATATTCCGCAGAGCCGCCAGCGGGACAGCGCTTCGAGAGCTGCGGGAGGCTCTGGACCACGGCGCAGACGTCGACATGGGAAGCcagcccgcgctgctgctggccgccatcctgaag GAATTTCTCCGGAGCATCCCCTGCAAGCTCCTCGTGACCGAGCTCTACGAGGACTGGATGGCGGCGATGCAGaaggccagcagggaggagaagatctgggagctgagagc ggtggccgagaagttgcccgcagccaacctcctcctcctgaagaggctgctgtccctcctccgGCACATCGGCCACCACgcagccaccagcaggatgggctgcagcaaccTGGCCGTCTGCGTTGGGCCgaacctgctgagcccagcccacGCGGACCTGCTCCCGCtggaggccatgctggaggtgacacaCAAG GCAGCGGGGTGGAGACCGACGGTTTGA